The region CTACTCCCTACTCCCCCAAAATCCGCCCATCCCCCATCCGCACCGTCCGGTCCGCGTGCCGCCCCACCTCGGGGTCGTAGCTCACCACGAGCAGCGTCATCCCGTACTTCTCCCCCAGCGCCGCCAGCAGGTCGAGCACGCGCTTGCTCGACGCGGTGTCGAGCGCGCCCGTGGGCTCGTCCGCCAGCAACAGCCGCGGCCGATTGGCCAGCGCGCGTGCCACGGCAACCCGCTGCCGCTCGCCGCCCGACAGCTGCGACGGCAGGTGGTCCACCCGCTCGGCCAGCCCCACCTCGGCGAGTAGCTCGCGCGCCCGCTCGCGCCGTTCGCGCCGGCCGAGGCCCGAGCCGATCAGCGGCACCTCCACGTTGCCGCTCGCGCTCAGCATCGGCAGCAGGTGATGCAGCTGGAACACGAAGCCAACGGTGCTGCGGCGGTAGTCGGCCGGCGAGTCGAGATCCTGCACCGCTATACCGTCCACCGTGATCGTGCCGGAGTCCGGCCGCAGGAGGCTGCCGATGAGGTTGAGCAGCGTGCTCTTGCCGCAGCCGGACGGGCCGGTCAAGGAGACGAATTCGCCGGGCTCTATGTGGAGCGACGCCTCGCGCACCGCGACGATGCGGCTGTCGTAGCTCTTCGACACGTTGTGGACGGTCACCTCGGCGCCGCGCCGCGTGGACGTCTCGGTGAGCGCGTCAGCCTGCTTCCCCGTCCCGAGCATCACGAAAGATCCTAAGCGGCCCGGATGTCGAGGAGTATGTGAGTGACATGGCCCGCGTAGCGATCTTCGGCCCGCATCCCGTGCTCACGGTCACGATCGAGCGGCGGAACGAGGGCGAGGACGACGTGCATCTGCACGCGGGCGGTCAAGGCGTGTGGGTTGCGCGCATGGCGGGCGAGCTGGGCGCCGAGCCTGTGCTGTGCGGGTTCATCGGCGGCGAGACAGGCCTCACGCTCGCGCCCCTGCTCGAGCGGCTGCCGGGCGAATGCCGGCTCGTGCCCACCGGATCGCGCAGCGGCTGTTACGTGCAGGACCGCCGCAGCGGCCAGCGCGAGCTCGTGTCCGCCGCGTGGAGCGACCCGCCGTCACGTCACGAGCTCGACGACCTCTTCTCCGTCACCACGGCAGCGGCCGTGGACAGCGACGTGCTCGTGATCTGCAATCCCGCCCCGGGCGACGTCCTCCCTCTTGAGGTGTACGCGAACCTCGTCAGCGACGTGCGGAGCAACGGGACGCCCGTGCTGGTGGACCTCTCTTCCCCGCGCCTGGACAGTGCGTTGCAGGGCGCCCCGGATCTCGTGAAGCTGAACGACTGGGAGCTCGCCGAGTACATGTACGGCCCGGTGTCCGAGCCGGCCGAGATGCGCGCAGCGGCGGAGCGGCTGCGCGACGCCGGGGCGGGGCTCGTGGTGGTCACGCGCGCGGGCGATCCCGCGTTCGTGCTCGACGGCGACCAGGCGTGGGAGCTCGTGCCGCCGCGCTTCGAGCGCGGCTCGCGCGAGGGCTGCGGCGACTCCATGATGGGCGGCCTCGCGGCGGCGTGGGCTCAGGGACTCGACTGGAAGGAGGCGCTGCGGCGGGGCGCGGCCGCCGGCGCCGCCAACTTCCTGCGCCACGGTCTCGGCACCGGCTCGCGCGAGGTGATCGAGGAACTGCTTCCGCGCGTGCAGCTTCACCCCGCGGGGTAGGGCGGCCGGACCTCTTCCCCGCGCACGATGGCGGCCGGAGCTTCCCGCGCGATCCAGTGGATGTGGCCGCGCACGCGCTCAACGCCCTCGAGCCGCGCAAGCCCCTCGGAGAGGCGCAGCGGGCGGCCGAACCGCGACGAGTGCGCGTCGCTCCCCAGCAGGTGTGCGAGGCCGCGGCCGGCCAGCTCGAGCAGGAAGTCCGCGGCCTCGCCGGCCACCAGCGCGTCCGCCGTGAGCTGGATCAGGGCGCCGCTCTCGCAGAGATCGATCAGCCGCTCCTCGAACAGCCCGCCGGGGTGGCGCTCCGGATGCGCGATCACGCACGAGAAGCCACGCGAATGAAGCGCCCCCACGTGCCGCACCAGCGATGCCTCGAGCGGGCCCGGCGCCGGCTCGATCAGCAGCCACCGCCCCCCGCCACCGAGCGACACCGCGCGCAGCTCGCGGTCGTCGAGCCCGGGGAGCGCGGTCTCCGCCACCTCGCCACCGGTCGCAGCGCGCACGCGCAGCCCTGCCCGCTCGAGCTCGCGGTTCACCTCTTCCACGCGCGCGGGGAGCTCGTGGATGCGCACGTCGTGGTC is a window of Thermoleophilaceae bacterium DNA encoding:
- a CDS encoding ABC transporter ATP-binding protein, whose translation is MLGTGKQADALTETSTRRGAEVTVHNVSKSYDSRIVAVREASLHIEPGEFVSLTGPSGCGKSTLLNLIGSLLRPDSGTITVDGIAVQDLDSPADYRRSTVGFVFQLHHLLPMLSASGNVEVPLIGSGLGRRERRERARELLAEVGLAERVDHLPSQLSGGERQRVAVARALANRPRLLLADEPTGALDTASSKRVLDLLAALGEKYGMTLLVVSYDPEVGRHADRTVRMGDGRILGE
- a CDS encoding PfkB family carbohydrate kinase, which produces MARVAIFGPHPVLTVTIERRNEGEDDVHLHAGGQGVWVARMAGELGAEPVLCGFIGGETGLTLAPLLERLPGECRLVPTGSRSGCYVQDRRSGQRELVSAAWSDPPSRHELDDLFSVTTAAAVDSDVLVICNPAPGDVLPLEVYANLVSDVRSNGTPVLVDLSSPRLDSALQGAPDLVKLNDWELAEYMYGPVSEPAEMRAAAERLRDAGAGLVVVTRAGDPAFVLDGDQAWELVPPRFERGSREGCGDSMMGGLAAAWAQGLDWKEALRRGAAAGAANFLRHGLGTGSREVIEELLPRVQLHPAG
- a CDS encoding CpsB/CapC family capsule biosynthesis tyrosine phosphatase — its product is MIDLHCHLLPGIDDGAADMRDALAMARQGEEDGIELVCATPHIRHDHDVRIHELPARVEEVNRELERAGLRVRAATGGEVAETALPGLDDRELRAVSLGGGGRWLLIEPAPGPLEASLVRHVGALHSRGFSCVIAHPERHPGGLFEERLIDLCESGALIQLTADALVAGEAADFLLELAGRGLAHLLGSDAHSSRFGRPLRLSEGLARLEGVERVRGHIHWIAREAPAAIVRGEEVRPPYPAG